A window of Halichoerus grypus chromosome 12, mHalGry1.hap1.1, whole genome shotgun sequence contains these coding sequences:
- the LOC118532569 gene encoding taste receptor type 2 member 41, which yields MQPALSAFFMLLFVLLCLLGILANGFIVLVLSRERMRRGRLLPSDMILISLGASRFCLQWVGMVNNFYYFLHLNEYSQGPARQLTGLHWDFLNSATFWLGSWLSVPFCMKIANFTHPTFLWLKWRFPGSVPWLLMASLLISFIVTLLFFWGNHAVYQGFLIRKFPGNVTFKQWSRRLEIHYFLPLKLITLSVPCSVFLVSIALLINSLRRHTGRMQRSTHSPQDPSGQAHTRALKSLISFLVLHALSFASLVIDAAGFFSSESDWYWSWQILIYLCTSVHPYILILSNLRLRGVCSQLLLLAGGFWLA from the coding sequence ATGCAGCCAGCACTCTCAGCCTTCTTCATGCTGCTCTTTGTCCTGCTGTGTCTCCTGGGAATCCTGGCCAACGGCTTCATTGTGCTGGTGCTGAGCAGAGAAAGGATGCGGCGTGGGAGGCTGCTTCCCTCCGACATGATCCTCATTAGCTTGGGTGCCTCCCGCTTCTGCCTGCAGTGGGTTGGAATGGTGAACAACTTCTACTACTTCCTCCACCTGAACGAGTACAGCCAAGGTCCTGCCCGGCAACTCACTGGTCTCCACTGGGACTTCCTGAACTCGGCCACCTTCTGGCTTGGCTCTTGGCTCAGTGTCCCCTTCTGCATGAAGATTGCCAACTTCACCCACCCCACCTTCCTCTGGCTGAAGTGGAGGTTCCCAGGGTCAGTGCCCTGGCTCCTCATGGCTTCTCTCCTGATCTCTTTCATCGTCACCCTGCTCTTCTTTTGGGGAAACCATGCTGTGTATCAAGGATTCTTAATTAGAAAATTTCCTGGGAACGTGACCTTCAAGCAGTGGAGCCGGAGGCTGGAAATTCACTATTTCTTGCCCCTGAAACTTATCACCTTGTCAGTTCCCTGCTCTGTCTTTCTGGTCTCAATTGCACTGTTGATTAATTCTCTGAGGCGACACACAGGGAGGATGCAGCGCAGCACCCACAGCCCGCAGGACCCCAGTGGCCAGGCTCATACCAGAGCTCTGAAGTCACTCATCTCCTTCCTCGTTCTTCATGCTCTGTCCTTCGCATCCCTCGTCATCGATGCTGCGGGTTTCTTCTCCTCAGAGAGTGACTGGTACTGGTCATGGCAGATTTTAATCTACCTGTGCACATCTGTCCATCCCTACATCCTCATCCTCAGCAACCTCCGGCTTCGAGGGGTGTGCAGTCAGCTACTTCTGTTGGCCGGGGGCTTCTGGCTGGCCTAG
- the LOC118532574 gene encoding olfactory receptor 2F1-like: protein MRRDNLTWESEFVLLGLSSDRQTQAGLFVLFGAAYLLTLLGNGLIILLIGLDTRLHLPMYFFLCNLSVVDICYTSSGVPQMLVHFLLEKKTISFNRCGTQLFFSLALGGTEFLLLAATAYDRYVAVCDPLRYVAVMSPRCCAGLAAVSWLVGLANSVVETVVTMHLPTCGHHVLNHVAVWMSHTPDCNGGSSLVGLLGPRAECWVGTQLC, encoded by the coding sequence ATGAGGAGGGACAACCTGACCTGGGAAAGTGAGTTTGTCCTCCTGGGGCTCTCCAGTGACAGGCAGACCCAGGCTGGACTCTTTGTCCTGTTTGGGGCCGCCTATCTGCTGACCCTGCTGGGCAACGGGCTCATCATCCTCCTGATTGGACTGGACACACGACTGCACCtgcccatgtacttcttcctctgcaATCTCTCGGTGGTGGACATTTGCTACACCTCTAGCGGGGTCCCCCAGATGCTGGTGCACTTCCTGCTGGAGAAGAAGACCATCTCCTTCAACCGATGTGGGACCCAGCTCTTCTTCTCACTGGCCCTGGGGGGTACCGAGTTCCTGCTGCTGGCCGCTACGGCCTATGACCGCTACGTGGCTGTCTGTGACCCCTTGCGCTACGTGGCAGTGATGAGCCCAAGGTGCTGTGCTGGGCTGGCAGCTGTCTCTTGGCTCGTAGGCCTGGCAAATTCTGTGGTGGAGACGGTGGTCACCATGCACCTGCCCACCTGTGGACACCACGTGCTGAACCACGTGGCTGTGTGGATGTCACACACACCAGATTGTAATGGTGGCTCCAGTCTCGTGGGGCTGCTGGGGCCCAGAGCTGAATGCTGGGTAGGAACTCAGTTGTGTTAA